The nucleotide window GTCAAATGAAAGCCAATAAATATTATATTCTCCATATGCATGTGGATATTTATTATTATCTCATTATacatttatatccatccatctgttCTATGATTTGTTTAACCACAACACATGTGGGGGCTCATCAAGCCACCCCCTTGTATTCCTTCCTTTACCCGTCTTCTCGCCATGGGGCAGCAGGTTCTCTGTGAACCTTTATGGTCTCACTTAGACTGCCAACTACCCAAAGTGGGGAGGGAGCCATCTGCAATCTTAGATTCCACTGACTTAAAGGGGGAGACCCGTCCTACCGAAACTACGTGTCGACTGTCGAGAGCTTCCAATGATACATGCTCCTTAAAGTTTGTTGACGATTTATGATCACGATGGGAGTAAGTTTAAGGTGCTGTGCGACAACAGATAATATTATACTATTGATGCACGGATATTTCACACCGAtagtatgatgatgatgatgatgatgatacttAAAGCCGTAAGATGACATAAATCGCATTGTCACATCAACAATAGATTACgaaaagaatattttcttattAATCTGAATACTATGAAATATTGCTTAATCATATACACCTATAAAAATATTCGGggtaatagaagataagatttctctaactatacgaggaaatctctctattgaaAATCCTCTTAAGGGAAATcttttctcctaatttgtataaataggagagggaatatgttaatgtattgaagcattttcatttattcaataaaacttattcaataattattcttatcttctattcttttcgtcATGGGATGATTGCAATGCGTAAAAAAGAGAGTTAAACTCATCGAATGACAGGAGACAGAGAGCTAAAACTATATGCATGTTGTTGTTAGAAGCCACAGAGAGCTAAAACTATATGCATGTTGTTGTTAGAAGCCAGGAATATGGAAGGAAGAGAACCAAATCACCAGCTCCTCGgtgagctgctgctgctgtgccGCCATGCTCGTGGATTTCACGTCGACGGATCGGCGGCAAAGAGGGCAACTCCGGTTGCACGAGCTCAGCCAAGTACCAATGCATTCTCGGTGGAACAAATGGCCACACGGCAGTTGCCGCGTCACGTACTCGTCTTCCTCCAACCTCGACAAGCAAACGCAGCATTCCTCGGCTGCCAACTCTTGCTTCGTCCCCGCTGCTAACTCCATGGTTCGCGACACAAAAGCAACGTAGTCCATGTGAGCTCGCGGAGAAGGTAAAGCTCGGCAGAGGTGCTTTTAAGGAACAGATGCATGTCTCCTCGGCACCAAAGAGAACATGTGCGGTGTGTGTTGGGGAGTCACCCTCTTCGGGTTTCTTCGTCCTAACGTTTATGTTTGGATTACACGGCGGCGGGTAAGCTTTACTTCAATTAAAAGGAAGagttagattttatttttattattttttattttactgtTAATAATcgaaaatttatttaaaagataaatagtAAAGACGAAACTTGACTTAAACAATCAAAGTTCCTACTAATTATGTTAGCTGATCTGATACATCATtgttaaataatattttagatatgatATTTCAAACTCCAACGCTCAATGTTCAAGGGGATGATGAAATTGGATAAGCtaaattttatgaataaaaaaatcgattatttattaatcaagatAATTCAAACTCGAGTATACTATAATTCATCATAGATTTAAttggttttatctaaatcataccaTATCTACTTAGTATAATCTTGTAGTATCATGCAAGTAAACTATCGTACGAGCTTGGAATTGCACAAGCATAGTACAACAGAAACATTACATCGAGACTAAGATGGACACCTTTTCTTGTTCAGAGAGAACAGTCACACGACAACGGATTTTAGATCGTAAGAAATCCATAGCTCATCAAAATCTCGCACATAATTGTCCACCCGACAGTCGACTAGGAAACATGTGATCATCCGATTCTAATTAATTGTCGTTATCCAAAAGACAAAATCGCAGGCTAATAATTATATATGatagttagttatctttaatgtttcgatattttaaaaaattatattgatattcatatagttatgaaagtaaaatatctagattCGTTTACGCTAACAacgttggttttatcaaaaaaatataaaaataaaatgataaaagataattttaatgttcgatAGGACTCGGTGGTGGCAAATGGTGACGTCGTCCCCAACTCAGATGCTCTAAATCCCTTACGTCAACCTCCCTCCATCTATGGTCGTAGTCATCATTACAACTAGTGTAGTCTACGTCAACGCCCATCAACAAGTCGCCAAATCTCTTATCGCGGTTAGCGACTCCTGAGCATTTCATCATGTTCGGCCTCATAGTCAATAGTGAGGACCTCATTGTCATGAAAGCCGCTAGCCATGGCAGGGGCTAGCTCATTGAAATTGGTTGCATCTGAGGGTACCGAGTGCCGACGTGGACTCCACCAGTTGTGACAACGACTGTAGCAATGGATGGAGAGCAGCCAACATCGGGGATTTGGAGCACGGATGCAGCCGTCGACTCCCGACACTCACAAATGTAGTCAATTTTGATGAGCTGGCTGCTGCCATGGCTAAGGATTTTCACAACAATGAGCCTATCGTTGTCGTCTATAAGGACGAGCACGATGGCAAGAGCCACTAATTGCAATAAGAGATTTTGTGGCCAATTAACGAGCATCGGCATGGACTCCACTAACTACGACGATGGCTACAACGACAAATGGAGGGGGGCGACACCCGGGATTTGGAGCACATGAGCTAGGGGGGCGATGCCATCTTCTATCACTCTGGAGTCTATAATCTAatgttaattaattatatatatatatatatatatcatcgatAAAActgatataaatattttaaccATATGTAATTAGCTCCGAAATCACAAACGCAATAGGAAAAGGCATGCATGCATCGGGTTGGATACAGATAACACAACCAAGCGTCTCAGATGTATGAGCTGTAGTTGCAGTGGACAAACGAGTCTCGTTGCTGCTGCTGCCAGAGTTGATAGTGAGTCGGACGAAACGCAAAGCCGACGCTTCCTTCTCCACCATGACATGCGATGATCACGACGCATCAACTGAtgcagatgtagcagaatcttccaTCCCACAGTAATCATCGTGTCAATGGCAGACGAACACACAAAGGATAGCTTCACCCTTAAGAAGAGATCATCTACGTAATGTCAATAAAGTCGAAATGGAACTTAGGCAAATAAAATCTGATCCTCATCACTCACCGTCTCAAGGCTCCATTCATATTTATTCAACTGGACAGCAGCAAATAGTGATTTATATTATTCGTGAATGCTGCCATGGACTCCCAAACAACGTTGAGGAAGAAACACAGTTCTCCTGATGGAGCTTCTGTCTACAAATAATGGACTGATGAAGGTTGGCATTTGATGAATATGACACAACTCCTACTGATCGTTTAGCACAGCTAACAGTTCTAAAATAATTGCTCGAATTATGATCCAATATTTAACTTAAGGATTAATCATATATACTGGATATTTCTCACAGATATTAAGGACCAATATCTGTGAGTAAAAGACAAGTAGCTGAAAAGTTCATCTTGCATCACAAGTAAACTACAAGATCCATCCAAGCCCGCTGCTTAAGGCCATGACCTTGTTCTGATGAAAAAGAAAAGACCTATAATTACATGACCTAAACATGTTGATGTAGGCAGCTTGATTGCCACCATTAAGCATTTTTGGTATACTGACACAATTGTCCGGCAAACAATTCTCATCCACTACATGACTTTGTTGCTTAAATTGTTGAGTTAGGTGGGAAAAATCATAGCTAATTACTTAAACATGAGGGTCTTTCAGTGCCCCAACTTCTATCTATTAATCTCATTTTGCCAATCTTCTACCTGTCCACATTCAATTAACAACTTTAGGAGTGCCAGAAGACTCAAAAGTAGGCATTTTTGCAAGCCAAATAAAATGACAAAGTCCATCAACTCTCTTTTTTGCTTTCAATAGTCGAGAACTGTTCTATGAAAAATTTCAGCACTGTTATGCTGAAGAAATTTGTTATCCTTCACTCAATTCTTTTGagaaaaaattttctttcttttgttatatCTGTTCTCAAGCCATTAAGGCTCCAACAGAGTCAGAAAGGTTTAAGCTTGACAGCATTTTTGGGATTCATAAGACATATTTGAATGAACTACTACTGATTCCTTCTCTTGCACATTAGACAACACCTACAAGCCACACAAAAATCTGTTCTTTTGCGTGCTTCTATGATAGGAGATTGTAGACCGCTGTGATTCTGGAGCTCACAAATATTACACACTATCGATGATCCTTTTAAGGTACGCAAATCAGCAATCAAAGTAAAACTTCATGTAGTAGCTATAAAAGACTTGACGCTGCCATCAATTCCCTCCCACACCATCGGTAAGGCAACAGGAAGAGCAAGCATGGGCATGATAGCTTCATTCGCTAGACTCTGCGTACTAATCCTCCTCCCCTACGGCCTCCAAGCCCAAGCTAGGTCCTCCAACAGAACAACTCCGGCGCTCATAGTGTTCGGCGACTCGGTCGTAGACCCAGGCAACAACAATGCCATCGTCACCACCGTCAAATGCAACTTCCCGCCCTACGGCAAAGACTTCATCGATCACAAAGCCACCGGCCGCTTCAGCAACGGGAAGATCCCCTCCGACATGATAGGTAGTAAGTGTGATGAGAGTGTCGTCAGATTACATGAACTAATGGAGAGCAAATAAGCCTGGTGGTTTCTTCCAGCTTCTAGACTAGGAATAAAGCAGCTCGTACCAGCATACCTTGGGACAGAGCTCGACGCCGAGGACCTCCTCACCGGCGTAAGCTTCGCTTCAGGTGGCTCGGGATACGATCCTCTGACAAGTGAATTGGTGGTATCCGTTGCTATCCGTCCTTGTAGTTTTGCCTGTTCTTGTACTCGTAAAGACTCGAATGCCTGATGCAGCAAGCTATACCGATGAGCGAGCAACTCAACATGTTTAAGGAGTACATGAAGAAGCTGGAAGAGATTGCGGGAGAGAGAAAGGCACGGGACATCATCTCCAGGAGTCTGTACCTCGTGATTACGGGGACCGATGACCTGGCGAACACGTACTTTACCACACCGTTTCGCAGAGTAGAGTACGATCTCCCATCCTACATTAAGTTTGTGGTGGAGACGGCTACAAGCTTCGTGCAGGTATTCCTTCTCATTTTACCGAGTCTCTTGCTGAAAGAAATGGAGTAATGGCTTCTCATTTTGAGTTCGAGCTCTGCATGCAACCTCGTTGTTAGAAGTTCTTGGAAAGATCACGTCTTCAACTGTACAACATAAGAGTACACTAATGGCAGACTACAACAGATTCAGGGAAAGCATAGACTACAGTAAAAATGAAACTACAACATTACTGTACTGATAAGAGGGCTTTCAAGAATTTCTCAGAGAACCACCATTTGCTCAATATGTTTCATCTAGGATTAACCTATCAATTTAGATTTTACCTatcaatttaaatatttattgaattatttatgctTTTCTTCTCTACTAAATTCATTGGGCTTTTGTTTGAATTATTTGCCTAGTCCATCTTTGAACAATTGTCATGGACTTAGATTTTGATTCTTGTTTATAAGGTTTTAAGATCgacattttcaaaaaaaaaatcatgtttgactatAAAAAATAGCTCACTAGCTAATTTTGTGACATTAGGAAATTCATGCACAATTTAtagtgactatatatatatatatatatatatatatatatatatatatatatatatatatatatatatatatatacatatatatatatatatggctggCAAATGGTAATCTTTTTCCCTTCGTACCAATTAGCTATGCTAAACTATAGAAAAGCATAAAAGAACATCCAAATTGATAACCCACATTATTCATAATGATCTAAAACGCCATAGATCCTCACAAACAATTAAGCCCTTCCATCTAGTTTTACATCCCATTGCTGGTTATCAAGCCATTAGTAACAAAATAAATGGTCTATCTGATACGCATCAtacattttggcatttatcatttgCCTGTATGGAAAAGTTGACTTCACTAAGTTTAGATTTTGTTTGCCAACAACTGAATAATAAATTAGCAGACAAGAAATATAAAcaatttaccaaaaaatttctcaGCAACTGTCAATCAAAAACTGGATATGAGACTATTTAGTTCAATAGTAAGAAAAGAATGAAAATCTTGCATATTAGAAACTAGTGACAGAACTTCACTTTCATTCAACTCCCAGCTTCACTGGAAATTTACATATTTACAACAGTCAGGAAATATAATCATTGGTTGTGATGGTTTTGTCGTTCCACATCCTCATCGAAAATAAGGTTCATAACACTTGTTCAATGAGATATCACTGCCTAAAAAATTTCTGGCTCAAGCCACAAACAGCAAGGAAATGATTAAAAAGAGTCGTGTCTATTGAGCAAAAAATTGCAAATTAGAGGAAGCTACTGATTTAAATGAGTGAAGGTAAACCTACACAACACTAAGTAAAACAACCAGGAAAAGAGCAGAGCAGTGTTTGTCTTCTTATTGCCGCTGCACTAAAACAAGGCTTCCTTTCAGTTTCAAAGATACTAAAGAAGCTCAAAACTTGTTTCAGGAACTGTACAATTTAGGGGCACGAAGGATCAGTGTCTCAGGAATATCTCCTATAGGGTGCCTACCATCACAAAGAACTCTGGCAGGAGGGATTGAAAGAGAATGTGCCGATCTCTATAACCAAGCCGCAGTCATATACAACTCTGAGCTATCAAAAGAGTTGCAAAGGCTTAACCATTCCCTACCAGGATCAAGAATACTCTTCATTGATATGTACACATCTTTGCTTGATCTGATGCAACGCCCTGAAGCTTATGGTAAATATAATCAATGCAATCTTCATCATAAGCGGTTCACGAAAATCTTATCAGAAGCTCAAAGCCTTGCTTCTTACTTGGTATTGTTTCATTTGTTAGGATTCAAGG belongs to Musa acuminata AAA Group cultivar baxijiao chromosome BXJ3-5, Cavendish_Baxijiao_AAA, whole genome shotgun sequence and includes:
- the LOC135638553 gene encoding GDSL esterase/lipase At1g20120-like, with amino-acid sequence MGMIASFARLCVLILLPYGLQAQARSSNRTTPALIVFGDSVVDPGNNNAIVTTVKCNFPPYGKDFIDHKATGRFSNGKIPSDMIASRLGIKQLVPAYLGTELDAEDLLTGVSFASGGSGYDPLTSELVQAIPMSEQLNMFKEYMKKLEEIAGERKARDIISRSLYLVITGTDDLANTYFTTPFRRVEYDLPSYIKFVVETATSFVQELYNLGARRISVSGISPIGCLPSQRTLAGGIERECADLYNQAAVIYNSELSKELQRLNHSLPGSRILFIDMYTSLLDLMQRPEAYGFKETARGCCGTGIYEVTLTCNSFTAPPCEDVSKYLFWDTYHPTERAYNIIIKKILRQYPSSLN